A window of Hemibagrus wyckioides isolate EC202008001 linkage group LG03, SWU_Hwy_1.0, whole genome shotgun sequence contains these coding sequences:
- the LOC131348835 gene encoding zinc finger protein 93: MEDAGTELTSSEPDALGADFITVELDTQPIEYVVKWAEVGSKFTLSCVKRESDESFPSDQLVKTESDERFFVPYEAVYAECEDTETGLIASQEEEVRSVSDVDEHTVLVSTQLGEEEEDDDGSDSDWDKGGSHSRSRLYNCHICGKSYSHSSSLARHLHLHSTGDHLANSTSPLSKVSGKSEDGKKLLQCNLCGVRCNGKRLLAIHKKCHKIKRLHTCNACGKSFNHSSSLSRHRLIHKKGLDKNLKPLYTTPTSVPIITHQSRPSGRGSKKKKSQQAESKFGVGEKQYQCTQCDMVFSTSTNLSKHQVSHVRQLLNSYAQGRDTLDKSSDLKIRLKLCSRDKPNYYTLCKKNKRRKGGKKRLPLVDDDQPYSGCGVALAKFEQPHTGDRRYTCNVCKKTFVRLSNLKQHQQTHASGKLYECQHCGKTFVHSSSFSRHKKVHSGLKQVPKQCKREIIDESAPLESESE, from the coding sequence ATGGAGGATGCAGGAACTGAGTTAACTTCATCTGAACCAGACGCTCTTGGTGCGGACTTTATCACGGTGGAACTCGATACCCAGCCCATTGAATATGTGGTCAAGTGGGCCGAGGTTGGCTCTAAATTTACTCTTTCCTGCGTGAAAAGGGAATCGGACGAGAGCTTCCCATCTGATCAGCTGGTTAAAACGGAGTCTGATGAGAGGTTCTTCGTCCCATATGAGGCTGTATATGCAGAGTGTGAGGACACAGAAACTGGCCTGATCGCCTCACAGGAGGAGGAGGTAAGGAGCGTCTCGGATGTAGACGAGCACACGGTGCTCGTGAGCACCCAGCTtggggaggaggaagaggacgaTGATGGCTCAGACAGCGACTGGGATAAAGGGGGCTCCCATTCGAGAAGTAGGCTATACAACTGCCACATCTGTGGCAAGAGCTACAGCCATTCGTCCAGTCTGGCACGCCACCTGCACCTACATTCTACAGGTGACCATTTGGCCAATTCTACTTCACCGCTTTCTAAAGTGAGTGGCAAATCAGAGGACGGGAAAAAGCTCCTGCAGTGCAACTTGTGTGGCGTGCGATGCAATGGCAAACGGCTCCTGGCAATCCATAAGAAGTGCCACAAAATCAAGAGACTGCACACATGCAATGCATGCGGCAAGTCCTTCAACCACAGCTCCAGCCTTTCGCGCCACCGGCTGATCCATAAAAAAGGCCTGGACAAAAATCTGAAGCCGCTATACACGACACCCACTTCGGTGCCCATCATAACCCATCAGAGCCGCCCGTCTGGCCGTGgatcaaagaagaagaagtcgcAGCAAGCAGAAAGCAAATTTGGTGTCGGTGAGAAGCAGTACCAGTGCACACAATGCGACATGGTGTTCAGCACATCCACCAATCTGTCCAAGCACCAAGTGTCTCATGTGCGGCAGTTGCTCAACTCCTATGCGCAGGGCAGAGACACACTGGACAAGTCCTCAGACCTGAAGATCCGCCTAAAGCTCTGCTCACGTGACAAACCCAATTACTATACTCTGTGTAAGAAGAACAAGCGCCGCAAAGGCGGCAAGAAAAGGCTCCCATTGGTCGATGATGATCAGCCATATTCAGGCTGTGGCGTTGCCCTCGCCAAGTTCGAGCAGCCGCATACTGGTGACCGGCGCTACACCTGCAATGTGTGCAAGAAGACCTTTGTGCGCTTGTCCAACCTGAAGCAGCACCAGCAGACGCATGCCTCTGGCAAGCTCTACGAGTGCCAGCACTGTGGGAAGACCTTCGTTCACTCATCTAGCTTCTCACGCCACAAGAAGGTCCATTCTGGGTTAAAGCAGGTGCCTAAACAATGTAAACGTGAGATAATTGACGAGAGTGCGCCTCTGGAGTCCGAGTCCGAGTGA